A single genomic interval of Melitaea cinxia chromosome 18, ilMelCinx1.1, whole genome shotgun sequence harbors:
- the LOC123662213 gene encoding ribonuclease P protein subunit rpr2, producing the protein MRKVQGNDAFQRINFLYQISKEVVIKNPVLAAYYGNLAISVAKKNVLKIHPDIKRQLCKKCRCVLLDDKTAKVRIKNKNKCKRIQFTCNTCRMKKEYPADKGKDHRIWLEKPEAVDQVIS; encoded by the exons ATGAGAAAAGTACAAGGGAACGATGCTTTTCAaagaattaattttctttaccaa attagTAAGGAGGTCGTTATAAAGAATCCAGTGTTAGCTGCATACTACGGTAATCTCGCTATTAGCGTAGCTAAGAAAAATGTTCTTAAAAT acatcCAGATATAAAAAGACAATTGTGTAAGAAGTGTCGCTGTGTACTCTTAGATGATAAAACAGCGAaagttagaataaaaaataaaaataaatgtaaacgaATCCAGTTCACTTGCAATACATGTAGAATGAAGAAAGAATATCCTGCGGACAAAGGCAAAGATCATAGAATATGGTTGGAGAAGCCAGAAGCCGTTGATCAAGTTATAAGTTGA
- the LOC123662442 gene encoding uncharacterized protein LOC123662442 encodes MDNDQNSKLVNQFPKKSAPRYNRRSNYDVRRRKDTDSESSDSSSSSLEMKNWKDEWREHWLKKKLEAINSSLPKGDMVNMVAARPWGVPCGDPNQHDAPWGSCMLPMECEPEYRIYRGDYFCGRTKFICCALQVTNYDLYAGFDVSFADSDLDTESEEKKNRERSSKERKRRRKRRDRKRRLRERNKRKRKIKKTIRRIVREIRKILNRSFRNGTTARKRKTKQLKKFIEDMKKQYIKERKAVQDIHETELIKIDAALQKRLNEIKSMNQQYIKNATFRDIVVNGTISKQNARMLVAAYPELADMLDKRRSGSRKEKDYLDYDIEYGYLYY; translated from the exons ATGGATAATGATCAAAATTCTAAATTGGTTAACCAGTTTCCAAAGAAATCAGCACCCAGATATAACAGAAGATCAAATTACGATGTTAGGAGAAGAAAAGACACGGATTCAGAATCTAGCGATTCAAGTAGTTCCAGTCTAGAGATGAAAAATTGGAAGGACGAGTGGCGAGAGCATTGGTTGAAGAAAAAATTAGAAGCAATCAACTCTTCATTGCCTAAAGGAGATATGGTCAACATGGTTGCAGCGA GACCCTGGGGCGTTCCTTGTGGGGATCCAAATCAACACGATGCGCCTTGGGGATCATGCATGCTCCCTATGGAATGTGAGCCAGAATACCGAATTTACCGCGGCGACTACTTTTGTGGTCGTACAAAGTTTATCTGCTGTGCTTTACAAGTAACCAATTACGATTTGTACGCGGGTTTCGATGTTTCGTTCGCCGATTCCGATTTGGATACAGAATctgaagaaaagaaaaatagggAAAGAAGTTCTAAAGAGCGTAAGAGAAGAAGGAAACGCAGAGATAGGAAAAGAAGATTGAGAGAGAGGAATAAACGAAAacgtaaaataaagaaaacgatCCGAAGAATTGTAAGAGAAATCAGAAAGATACTAAATAGGTCGTTTAGGAATGGAACAACAGCAAGAAAGAGGAAgacgaaacaattaaaaaagtttatagagGACATGAAGAAGCAGTACATAAAAGAAAGGAAGGCAGTACAGGATATTCACGAAACGGAATTGATCAAAATCGATGCAGCGCTGCAAAAGCGCTTGAAcgaaataaaatcaatgaatCAGCAATACATAAAGAATGCAACATTCAGAGATATAGTTGTAAATGGTACGATTAGTAAACAAAATGCGAGAATGCTTGTTGCAGCATATCCAGAACTGGCTGATATGCTTGACAAGAGACGAAGTGGTTCAAGAAAAGAGAAAGATTATTTAGATTATGATATTGAATATGGGTATCTATATTATTAG
- the LOC123662441 gene encoding polyribonucleotide nucleotidyltransferase 1, mitochondrial → MLPRNRAVLTRIRGRSNHYYKYLSSQSNVGEIDVQFSNGKSLQLTTGKYARFADGACVATLGNTSVLSTVVSKAKQSSSSFLPLVVDYRQKAAAAGRIPTNFLRKELGPTEREILTSRLIDRSLRPLFPQNYFFDTQIVCNMLAVDGTNPPETVAINAASAALALSDVPWNGPVGAVRLGQIDNEIIINPTRRELEKSSLNLVVAATTGNLVVMMEGHANVILQQDLLKAIKLGTKEAQHVVRSIEKLQKTHGKMKREYETPPPLEQSIIDSVKTLSSMKIREILSDYNHDKTSRDIAISELRQTVLNQLREAGDMAPLQDCFNDNLKQIFRDMIFENDVRCDGRGLDDLRNISCEVGLYEPLHGSAVFQRGQTQVLCTVAFDSPESALKMDTLTMITSGIKEKNFFLHYEFPSYATGEVGRAGGPGRREAGHGALAERGLLPVVPQQACAVRLTAEVLESNGSSSMASVCGGSLALLDAGVALSAPAAGVAVGLVSRSEDGHIQDYRLLTDLLGIEDYMGDMDFKVAGTKKGITALQADVKLPGLPLKIVMESVQKASDAKSKIIDIMNSCINKPREGRKENMPVMEEMEVEAHKRAKLLGVGGTNLKKLYFETGVQISPIDETRYSVFAPSQAAMDEAKARISAALNTERTPELEFGAIYTAKVVEVRDIGVLVTLYSGMPPALVHNTQLDHRKIMHPSVLGLDVGSEIQVKYFGRDPVSGQLRLSRKVLTSPPPGIVRKLDKS, encoded by the exons ATGTTGCCAAGAAATCGAGCTGTTCTAACAAGAATTAGAGGTAGAAGTAATCACTACTATAAATATCTATCATCGCAATCAAATGTAGGAGAAATCGACGTCCAATTTTCAAATGG aaAATCTCTCCAGCTAACAACAGGGAAGTATGCAAGGTTTGCGGACGGAGCGTGTGTAGCTACACTAGGAAATACTAGTGTTCTCTCCACAGTTGTGTCGAAAGCTAAACAGAGTTCAAGTTCCTTTTTACCTCTGGTCGTAGATTATAGACAGAAAGCAGCAGCAGCAGGGCGAATACCAACCAACTTCCTTAGGAAAGAATTAG GTCCCACAGAAAGAGAAATATTAACATCAAGATTGATAGACAGATCACTGAGGCCATTGTTTCCACAAAATTACTTTTTCGATACACAAATTGTATGTAACATGCTAGCTGTGGATGGAACCAATCCGCCCGAGACTGTGGCTATTAATGCAGCTAGTGCGGCTTTAGCTCTGTCTGATGTACCTTGGAATGGACCTGTAGGTGCTGTGAG ACTCGGACAAATCGACAATGAGATAATCATAAACCCAACAAGAAGAGAACTTGAGAAGTCATCATTAAACCTAGTGGTTGCAGCGACAACCGGCAACTTGGTTGTCATGATGGAAGGTCATGCGAACGTCATCTTACAACAAGATCTGCTCAAAGCCATCAAATTAG GTACAAAGGAAGCCCAGCATGTTGTGCGGAGtatagaaaaattacaaaaaacacATGGTAAAATGAAAAGGGAATATGAGACACCGCCTCCATTGGAACAGAGTATAATAGACTCTGTTAAAACGTTGTCTTCTATGAAGATTAGAGAAATTCTAAg tGACTACAACCACGACAAGACATCACGTGATATAGCGATATCAGAGCTCCGTCAAACAGTACTCAATCAATTGCGAGAAGCAGGTGACATGGCTCCACTGCAGGACTGTTTCAATGACAACCTCAAGCAGATATTCAGGGATATGATATTTGAGAACGATGTGAGATGTGATGGACGGGGGTTGGATGATCTAAGGAACATATCTTGTGAG GTTGGTCTCTACGAACCCCTACACGGTAGCGCGGTATTCCAGCGCGGACAGACACAAGTCCTGTGTACAGTTGCATTTGATTCTCCAGAGAGCGCTCTCAAAATGGATACATTGACTATGATTACGAG tGGTATAAAAGAGAAGAACTTCTTCCTGCACTACGAGTTCCCCTCGTACGCGACGGGCGAGGTGGGGCGGGCGGGCGGGCCGGGGCGGCGCGAGGCGGGCCACGGCGCGCTGGCGGAGCGCGGCCTGCTGCCCGTCGTGCCGCAGCAGGCCTGCGCCGTGCGCCTCACCGCCGAGGTGCTGGAGAGCAACG GTTCGAGCTCTATGGCGTCAGTATGTGGGGGGTCACTGGCTCTGCTAGATGCAGGCGTGGCTCTGTCTGCCCCAGCGGCGGGCGTCGCAGTGGGGCTCGTGTCCCGGTCTGAGGACGGGCACATACAGGACTACAGGCTGCTCACTGATTTATTA GGCATAGAAGACTACATGGGCGATATGGACTTTAAAGTGGCGGGTACGAAGAAAGGCATAACGGCCTTGCAAGCTGACGTCAAGTTACCGGGACTTCCGCTGAAGATCGTCATGGAATCAGTACAAAAGGCCAGTGACGCTAAGAGCAAGATCATCGATATCATGAACAGTTGTATTAACAAGCCCAG AGAAGGTAGGAAAGAAAACATGCCAGTGATGGAAGAAATGGAGGTGGAGGCTCACAAACGCGCCAAACTGTTAGGAGTTGGGGGCACCAATCTCAAGAAGCTTTACTTCGAAACGGGAGTTCAG ATAAGCCCGATAGATGAGACTCGCTACAGCGTGTTCGCGCCCTCACAGGCCGCCATGGACGAAGCGAAGGCAAGGATATCCGCCGCACTCAACACTGAAAGGACACCAGAGTTGGAATTTGGAGCCATATACACTGCTAAG GTAGTTGAAGTGCGGGATATAGGAGTGTTAGTGACACTTTACTCCGGCATGCCGCCAGCTCTAGTTCATAATACGCAGCTGGATCACAGAAAG ATAATGCACCCATCAGTCTTAGGTCTAGACGTAGGTTCAGAGATCCAAGTGAAGTACTTCGGCCGCGACCCAGTGTCGGGACAACTGAGACTGTCTCGCAAAGTACTCACGTCCCCCCCGCCGGGCATCGTCAGGAAACTTGATAAAagctaa